The sequence aagcatatttttctacatattATGTCAATGAAAGTGACAACTTGTGCTTCACTGTAGAATGGGAAAATCTCAAGGTGTGCAGGTTAAATCTAAGCTAAGAAGAATATATATAATCTTCAGCAAAAGTTAttatttcgactttagtaaatCAGTTATCTTCTTTCAGTTATAAAAATTTCTCCAGTCTATGAGTTTGAGAGACTAATTTGATATTGAAAAATCTGTGTAGAAATTGTACGAGGAGATGAAATATCGTATAAATAAAACTGTAGAGAGAGGGACTGTTCCAGAACATAAGTGCAAAGAACACAACGGCTTCAAAGAATGGAAACCGGAGATGAGTTCACGAGATCACCCGAGTATAGTTCAGGTGACAAACATCATTTTTAAAAGATTATGTCTCTGCAATATATTATATTGCTTTGAAAGATTAATAAAATTTTCCAGAACAAGTGGAATATTATCATGTCACTAACAGAGAAAATAAAGAGTTTTGaacatgttttatttatttaataaaaccagATCATATCCTACCCACTATTTAATCTCTCCCGTTTATTAAAtattgttgtacaatttttttcaaGCCTACATACAGGTTTTGTTAGAAAGGGGCAAAGACACGAACGTTGAGGGCCATGATTTGCCTAGTCTTGTGTATGTGTCCCGTGAAAAGCGACCTGGGAACCCCCATAATTTTAAGGCCGGTGCTCTCAATGTTCTGGTAATAATGAATGCCATTTTCCTGTTTATATTCTCTTTCCTTTGTGGTTAAACTGTCTACGCATTGGCTTTATAAGCTCTTTCCTaatgatgattgatttatttaatttcatttgcaGATTAGAGTCTCTTCTCTTATGAGCAACGCTCCTTTCATTCTTACTCTAGACTGTGACATGTACGCCAACAACTGTGAAGCCCTTCGAGAAGCCATGTGCTTTTTCATGGACTCTCGAACTGGGCACCAGTTTGCCTATGTCCAGTTTCCCCAAAGATTTCATGGCATTACAAAAAACGATCTGTATGCCAATAATCTCAGGAAGTATATGGATGTGAGTATTTGTAATTCAACCGGTGCCCTAGAACATATGCAATCATCTAACTTGCAATTCTATAAATAATGATATACAGATACTTTTTAAGGGAATGGATGGAATTGAAGGTTCGTCATACTTGGGTACCGGATGCGTTCACCGCAGGGATGTCTTATGTGGAAGTGAGCGACAACACAGTTCTTTGAACTTAATGAAAGAgcttattagttcatcaattttaTGCATGGAGAAAGCAGCTCCATCTAAGCGATTGGACGAGGCAAAAGAGCTTGCCCAGTGTGGCTATGAGGAGAACACCCAATGGGGGAAAAAGGCAAATgcaatttaaaattttgataatttttatcaGCTGGGTCACTATTTTGGAAATAATTTCTGACATTTAATTCATATTACAGGTCGGCATGCTCTACGATTGTGCAGTGGAAGATACTTTAACAGGGTTTTCTATACACTGCAGAGGATGGAAATCTGTTTTCTGCTCTCCCAAAAGAGATGCTTTTGTGGGTTGCGCTCCTGTTAATCTGAATGATACTCTGGTCCAAAATAAGAGATGGGCAACGGGTTTCCTGGAGATTTTTGTCAGCAGATTTTGTCCAGTAACTTATGGTATCCGCCATACAAAGCTAGCACAGAACATGTGTTACAGCTATTACTTTCTATGGGCTCCATCTTCCTTACCTTTGATCTGCTACGGCTTAGTACCGGCCTTGTGCATGATCACCAGCTTATCCTTATTTCCACAGGTAGGTTTACCCCtcggatttgatttttttttatattgattaaTAAGTTTTTTTAAGATAGTCTTTCTACAACAAATAATATTTGTAAAAGTTTTGTTCAACCGTACAATATTTTGGTTTCTGGGGTTTCTCCTGTTTTCAATATTTTGATCTATTTTTAGCTGCTTTAGCATTGTCGGTTATTTTATTTTGCCATTTCGGAAGTTTCAAAACTTATATATGTGGGATCTTCATCTTTTTTATAATACCGATGTTTTTATATCTTTGTAGAGACGACAGTGCGAATTACTTCGCATCATTTTTTCGATTATATCTCTAATCCAttatcacatttaattaaataagataAAATCTATTATATCTTGCAGATTTCAGatccgtggtttttcctatttctGTTTTTGCCAGTATGTGCATATGCTCAAAGTGCTCTAGAGTTTATATATGTGGGAGGAGGCTCGTTTAAATCTTGGTGGAATGAACAAAGGATGTGGATGATAAAAGGCGTGTCATCTAATCTGTTTGCGCTCATTCAAGTAGCCTGTAAATTACTTGGAATATCCAAAGTGGGTTTCGAGGTTACCAGCAAAGTATCTGATAGTGAAGCAGCCAAAAGATATGAGGCAGAGATCTTTGAGTTTGGGGTTTCCTCTGCGTTGTTTATACCTTTTTCTATCATAGCACTGATAAATCTCATGGCGTTAGTGTGTGGGCTTTTAGGGGTGATGAAAGAAGGTTATTCAGCCATGGCGAGTATGTTTGTGCAGGTGATGATGTCGAGCTTCACAGTAATAAATAGCTATCCGATATATGAGGGTATGTTTGTGAGGAAAGACAAGGGAAGCATACCTGTGTCCATTACTATATTCTCTATACTGGCTGTGGCATTTGCCAGTTCCACAGCTTTTGCCATTTCCTGGGATTCTAAATCTTTGATTTAAATGTGGCTTGGTGAGGTTTAAGCTAAGGTTTGACCTGTGATTAAAATAGGAATTCTTAAAATAGATGGTACGCAAAAGCATATGCAGGGTAGGAACATAATTGATGAATCTATTGTCCAATCGGATAATAATCCTGCGAATTAAACTAAGCCGAATAATTAGACATTTATTCATCTTCACAATCCAAATATGATTTATTGTATAGGTGAATCTAAATATGATCTGTTGTATAGGTGAATATCACTATTTAAATACCACAGTGAAACAGTCGTGTCATATTTATATTTCACTTTTATTAAAAAGTGAtaaataattattctattttattgaTGATTGATAATTGGATGCAATCATTAAAAATATCAAGTTGTAACTAGCATAATAAAAATATTGATGAACAAGACTTTACAATATAAAGCTAAGAATATGTGCCAAATTGATACTGGGAATAAATTTAATATAGATATTAGACCATTCAATGAATGGTTAAGTTATTTTAGCATAGATAGTAGTTAATGAtagttaaatattttgtttataaatggaaaaTTGGAAAGTTTTAAATTATAATCTTTGTTTAAGTATTTGTTTgttatgatttttaatattttgaattgtataaattattatttatgtaCTTTCTTTTATTTATATCTAGATAGATAGTAAATAGAAGCTATCAATGGGGTGTCGCtataatattttcttaaattttaaattcttttgtttgattttcattattaacagttttgtttatttaaatatttggggatatatattaaaaatattttaaattttgattttaaaaatataataacaacATTCAATTGGCTACACACATTTAGAGTGTAGCCTAActtgaaaatttatttatttttcttacttTTTAATTCAATAAGATTTAGAGTTGTGGAAATGGTTGTTCATGTTGGTGTCTATTGTTTTTCAAAAGAAATATGTTCTCACTAATAATGTTACATAGTTTTCATTTTGAGAGATTCTTTAACTTCCTTTCTACTCATAACATAACATGTGTGTATTCTAAAAGTGCATAATTTTTGGTGTACTTTCTAGTGCTTTGATCAAATTAATgtcattttgtaaaaaaattatacTTTTACTTTAGTGATTGAATTTGACATCCACAATTTTCTAAAATCAACACCATTTCATTATTTGGGCAAGTGGCAATTGTAATTGTATTAAGTATAGTTTGCCAAATCATAGTTGCTTGGGGGATTTTGGTATTGAGTTAAAAAGGAAGGTGTTTTATGTGGATTCCTCTTCATATTTTCTTTCATCCaaaaacaatctaaaatagataaatTTGTTTCTCTACCAACAAACTAATATTAATTTGAGTGAAAAAACAAAATGGAATCCTAGTCATGTTGGTATTGGATGTATTGGTCATGATAGTTATGTGGCTATTCAGTTTTGCTTTTCTATTTATAAAGGATTTCATACGAATAATTACATGGAGGCTCTCACCATTTTGTTTTCTATGGAGAGAAGTTGTCTTCTTTGTTGGAGAAGGCTTACTTGTGAATGTGTTGGATGGATAGTGGGTGGATGATGTTAATTGACACTTAGCTCTGGTAATTCAACAGGGTCTACGATTGAGTACATCTTTAGAATTAGTTTCATGTTCTCATATTCCTCTAGAGTGGAATAAAATTGTGGATTATATGGCTAAATGGGCATCAATTTGAAGACATGACTAAAATATTGTAGATAGGAAACATTTGCCTATGTATTTAGCTCACATGCTAGAACAATTAGTTGTGGAGGATAAAACTATGTAATCCTTTGTTGAGCTATGGGTCCTTATTTTTTTGCAAGTGTTTATGAGTTCAATTAAATTTTACCCCTTTTGGAAAGAAAAATTATATAAGATAATGATGGGTATTGATAAAGAACCTatataggattttcttttaaaaaaatttaatgattCAACCAATGTGATAAAGTTTTAAGCAATCTATGTATGGAAGTGTCTCCTAATCTATATTTTCATATAATATCACTAAAACCACCAAATAGGTGTATAATATTTTGAATATTCACTTTAGTATACATGATGATTTTAAATCACATTCAAAGAAATACCAGATCATAAAGTTTAGCTCTGGTAACTTTAAACTATTTGGTAGTTATTTGTTAAGCTAAGTTGCATAAGATTATAGTTATAATAATGTGGAATTAAAAAAGGATGACCCACAACTAATTTTAAATATTCTCTCCAAAATtggttcaaattattctatttttatttttaaatttcatgTAATGAAAGGAGACttatgaaaaattatttaaaattcattATTTAGGTAATTTTCTTTCTAATTATATCAAATAGAAGAGACATGGACAAACATATATATATTATGTTAACTATAACCAAACCGTCTTCCATAAAATATTAGAATATAAACCACCAAGGTGTTGTACTTGAATATCTCTTACTCAAAGAGATTCAAGTAACCTGGGCtttattccttttttgcatgaaAGAGTGATTGGTTGACTTAGATGTGAGATAACTAGGCCATAAAATATACATGTAAATGTTCataaaaactaataaaataaaatgataaacaaAAAGAAAGTTACAAACAAGTATAAAAATGAAACTAAGATACAAACTTGTGCACTTGTGATAGCAAATAGAGCTCAAAATTGATGGTCAAGTGTGTTAGGTGTTATAGTTTAACATGTGCCCAACTTATAGAAAGTTCCTAGATCTCAtctcaaaataatctaaactattGTTCCTCCAAGTTTCAAGTTAAATTACTAAGGTCTATGGCACTAGGTGTCGTATACTAGgcctattttccaaaaaaatttggTAATCCTTTTCTTGGACTATTTAGTTTTCCTATTCCTACAAACTAGGATAGGTGATAgcaaaataatatatatttgtcAAATTAAATTGATTACTAATTCTATTTGCTTgattgacaaggaaaaataccaccaatagttggagagatcaccATTGCATTGGTGATCTTCCTTTGcttttgagaggggcaactccctcatatgatGTTATTTGGTTTTCCTAGCATTATGCTTTTGACCATAAAGGAAATGAGATAAGCTAACAAATGCATATCCATGACACAAGTGTGATTGGAAACTTTAGAATTAAGGAAAAAGAGACAAATGGCACATATATCCTCCACACAAAACTTGCAAATGATAATAAGGGAAGAAAAAATGAATGACACATGGATCATTCACTTAGCACCCATGAAAGATATTAATATTAATGCCAATAATATCTTCCAAATCTATAAATAAACTCACATATTCCATGATAGATATGATCACAACAATAtttacaaaaacaccaaaaaaagataataaatttacTCAAAGGGAaacttacaataaaaaaaaaataacaaacacaTAGATTCAAAATGTCTTCTTATTTCTTTAATGAAAATTAGAGCTCACATATTCTACATTATTTGGATAAAACTTACTATGTTTGAAATTTATCTTTCTCTCCTTGTTAAATTGAATTAGATCCTCGTTCTGATCAATTCTCACTATCACCATAGTGTAATGGGGATTAAAAATAGACCCTTCTAATGTCTTCTGATTGCATGTTTAAAGGTTTTCCCAGGAGCACCATTTTCAATTCCAACTTTTGTAATTGCGTCTTTAAATtaacacaaaaataaaatattaaatcttTTTATTTCCTACGAACATAATGTTTAATTCttaaaaattgaattaaaataatatatattcaaagatttaaaataaaatatcttgATGTCAATTTGATAGTTGAATAGTCATTTTTGTATCATGCTGAATAGGTTGCACACATTAACTGTAGATAATAATTCCTATAGAAATTCTTCTCGATCAATTACATATACCCTTCTTAGAGTGATGCAAATTTCTATGTAGCATATTGTCATTTTCATCCTCGACTAATGAGATCATTTAACATCTTCTTGATTAGGCCTGAACAACTAATtaattttctatttcattcatttCAAATTTGATTAGATTTCCATTTTTCCTAAGCACTATTGGAAATCTgagtttggttgtcattgatgtcaaaggtggttTTTTGGAAGGAGTCTTGTCTAAATATGATCACATACTATTGCAAGTTTACTTGTTTAATATTTTGGTCTTGGTTATGGCAAGTTCAATATGCAGGAAAGAATTTTTAatgtatataaaaaataatatttcatgTCTCATTGGTAGAATGCTTCGCATTCCTTCAGATGGTAAGGATTATGTCTTATGGATGTTGCATCAATTGGTTTTCTAGTTTGGGATTGCAAAAGTTGGTTGTTACTATTCTCTGATAGTAAGGGTGTCTATCATACTGGTCCAAAAATTCTTTGGTGGCCTTTGAATATGGTGAAACATATGTTGTGGTTCATGGACATGTTTATATGTTTTGTAGAGTTTTTTAGTTTTCTTCTCTGACAACAATTTTTTTCTACAAGTGACCTATGTTGGTTTGCACTTGGTTATGTTATATTTTGGTGTGTctggtttgattatcttgtttgGTTCATATCGTTTTGGCCTggatatgctttgaaggttgagttAGAACATTGATATGgctctcaccatggcatgtggagaTCCACATGGGAAATTTGTATTGGAAGATGTCTTTTGGTCAACTAAGTGCTAAGCTTTATTATTTATCTACACGTTTCATTAAATGgtggtgactttggaggatgttttAGTGTGTGTTCTTTGTTCGATCGCTTTCAGTATTTTTGGTTTGGGTgtcttattttgtgtaatattatttattctatttttagCTAACCCTTGACTgggtttttgatgatctatcttatatttaaggagtgCAGATGTATTAGTGAGTTTGTGAATAGTGTGTAAattgatgagatgtgaatgtgaatgatatgcaactgGAATTGAGTAAGTGGATGTGCAAAAGTCAGTTTGTGCAATGTCTTGAAGGTATTACATTCAATGAGACAATGTGCTAAGATAGTGGTGATTATTAGAGATGTTTCCATGATGTTGGTTGCTGGACACATTGGTTCAAGGACAATGTCATGGTAATTGTACTACTATTGTCACAAAAAATGGTGGTTTGATATAGAGGGTTGGCTTAGAGGGACTTCAATGGAAGCCTTTATTTAGGAAATGATTGTCAATCCTTGCATACCATGGACGTGGAGCCAGCTTTTGCCTAtagagtgctttcttcaacttgtaaACTAAGTTTTCTTTACCTGAAATTTCATAGTCAATAGGATTTTCCACATATACCTCCTCATCAATATAGCCATTCAAGAAGGTTGTTTAGACACTGATATGATAATCTAGTCATTCATGTTGTGCAACAGTAGTCAAGATAACTTTGATTGTATTGGATCTCGTAATTGGACCAAAGGGTTCTGAATAATCTACTCCAAGTGTTTAGGAAAATCCTTGTGCAACTAATCTCGCCTTGTGTCTTTTCATAGAATCATCAACATCATACTTAACCTTGTAGATCCATTTGACACCAATTTCTTGTTTGCCCTTAGGAAGTTGCACTAACTCTCATTTATTAATTTTTTCAATTGCATGCATCTCTTCACTCATAGCACTTGGTAATTTAATTTCAACACTTTGCGTGAATAATTGCATGAGGAGAACTGCTTGTGCAGTCCCATATGGAGATAAAATTAAGTGCTCTAAATATAGAGTTGAAATATTAATTTCTCCCACTTGATTGGGAAGAATTCTATTTTTAGGTGGCATGCATGTGCCAAAGACCTCTATTAATCGAGGTAGAATTGTATTGTTTTCTTTATCTTTGATCTCTATGATCAGCTAATTCTTGACCTAATGATCAAAATAATTTGTTATTTAGTGAATGAATAACATCAATTTCTATATGTTTATTACTATATAACAATTTAtgtctattttctattttcttcataATTAACCTAAATTAAGCACATAATTTCCTTTTCAACCTAGTGAAACTCTGTATAAAAAGAACATGAATACTCATGGTCATTCACTATTCTCTATTTATAAAATTGACTGGAATACATGATAAAAAAATCCTCAAATGAAACTCTGTATAAAAAGGATTGGAATACACATGGTCACTTACCAGTCTATATTTATATACAACACTGGAATACAAGTGATCATGTCCCATTCTGCGTGTATAAAATGTACGTTAAATCGTTTTCCATTTACCGATGCCTGTGGCTATACAGCATATAGAATACGGCATCTTTGCAGTCCATTGATAAATAAAAGGAATACGACAATTTTGCAGTCCTCCTACATTTATTGAAAaaactttattttgaagaatagttgtggAAGCACTTGAGACAATTGAAACAATTTGAATGTATGATATAAAAGTCATACTTCTTAAAATACTATTTGTATAAGAATCAAATACATCCTTCTCATTTTCATAACAGCTGTTGCTGTTGTCATTCCTAGATACTCAATGTGTGGCCAGGCTTCCACAAGAATATCGATATGGTGGAGTAATACGACACACAAAAACTACACGCCCCATAATAAATGGCAAAGTAGTCAAATCTCGTGGGAAGAGATAGTTTGAAATTCAGTGCACAATTATACCCTCCAAATTTTGGCTTCCATATCCTGTTACTGATAGATGCCAGAACCATAACAAACTACAAAATATGGTAACTGAGATATTTACAAACTAAGGTTACTAACTGATGTTAGAAAAAGATGCGAAGTTCAGCTAAGTTAGATGGCAATACCCAAATGTTATAAAGTGTTTCAGTAATACAATTGAATCAACAAGAAGATGGAATCCACAGATTCCCCACTTTACACCATAGTACTGAGGCCAGGTGCAAAGATAAACAGAGCTTATGTATGTGTATACTTTTATGCAATTCTGGGGTTTATATGTTATCGTATCCAGTATATGCCAAGTGATGGTTATGTACCATGGATGCTGCTATTTTGTTGCAGAGCTAGGCTTCGCCTTCCAGTGGGTGTTAGAGTTGGCCTTCAGGTGGTGGCCTGTGGATCGATTTACCCACCCAGAATGACTTTCTAGAAGGTAAATA is a genomic window of Cryptomeria japonica chromosome 7, Sugi_1.0, whole genome shotgun sequence containing:
- the LOC131046711 gene encoding cellulose synthase-like protein E6, coding for MESTDSPLYTTVPRPVAKINRAYGCVYFCAILGLIYYRIQYMPSEGYVPWMLLFSAELGLAFQWVLEMAFRWWHVDRFTYPERLSKRFERELPPIDVFICTADPVKEPLLDLSNTVLSALAFHYPVERLTCYVSDDGGSPLTFYALFEASRFAKSWVPFCHKYSIQQRCPEAYFSTYYVNESDNLCFTVEWENLKKLYEEMKYRINKTVERGTVPEHKCKEHNGFKEWKPEMSSRDHPSIVQVLLERGKDTNVEGHDLPSLVYVSREKRPGNPHNFKAGALNVLIRVSSLMSNAPFILTLDCDMYANNCEALREAMCFFMDSRTGHQFAYVQFPQRFHGITKNDLYANNLRKYMDILFKGMDGIEGSSYLGTGCVHRRDVLCGSERQHSSLNLMKELISSSILCMEKAAPSKRLDEAKELAQCGYEENTQWGKKVGMLYDCAVEDTLTGFSIHCRGWKSVFCSPKRDAFVGCAPVNLNDTLVQNKRWATGFLEIFVSRFCPVTYGIRHTKLAQNMCYSYYFLWAPSSLPLICYGLVPALCMITSLSLFPQISDPWFFLFLFLPVCAYAQSALEFIYVGGGSFKSWWNEQRMWMIKGVSSNLFALIQVACKLLGISKVGFEVTSKVSDSEAAKRYEAEIFEFGVSSALFIPFSIIALINLMALVCGLLGVMKEGYSAMASMFVQVMMSSFTVINSYPIYEGMFVRKDKGSIPVSITIFSILAVAFASSTAFAISWDSKSLI